One segment of Alistipes finegoldii DSM 17242 DNA contains the following:
- a CDS encoding RpiB/LacA/LacB family sugar-phosphate isomerase, producing the protein MTKIGIASDHAGYEMKEFLVGYLSAMGYDVHDFGPGSPESVDYADYAHPLAEAVEKGEFECGIALCGSGEGMTMTLNKHQGIRAGLAWEPEIASLIRRHNNANIIVFPARFITNDEAVAMLDAYFGAQFEGGRHQHRIEKMAVPCGVAAEK; encoded by the coding sequence ATGACTAAAATAGGTATCGCCAGCGATCACGCCGGCTACGAAATGAAAGAATTTCTGGTGGGCTACCTCTCGGCCATGGGTTACGACGTCCACGACTTCGGCCCCGGCTCCCCCGAAAGCGTCGATTATGCCGACTACGCACACCCGCTGGCCGAAGCGGTCGAGAAAGGCGAATTCGAATGCGGCATCGCCCTCTGCGGTTCGGGCGAAGGGATGACCATGACCCTCAACAAGCATCAGGGCATCCGCGCCGGACTGGCGTGGGAACCGGAGATCGCATCGCTCATCCGCCGTCACAACAACGCCAACATCATCGTCTTCCCGGCCCGCTTCATCACCAACGACGAGGCCGTGGCGATGCTCGACGCCTACTTCGGGGCGCAGTTCGAAGGCGGACGCCACCAGCACCGTATCGAGAAGATGGCCGTACCCTGCGGCGTTGCGGCTGAAAAATAG
- a CDS encoding YbaN family protein: MKFFLAALGCLSFVLGVVGIFVPLLPTTPFLLLSAALWVRSSPRLYDWLLAHPCLGGYVRNFRENRAIPLRAKIVSLTLMWGTMLYCVFAPLSGWWWAQAALLAVAVGVTWHILSFATLKK; this comes from the coding sequence ATGAAATTTTTCCTCGCCGCCTTGGGGTGTCTGTCGTTCGTGCTGGGTGTCGTCGGTATTTTCGTGCCGCTGCTCCCGACCACGCCGTTTCTGCTGCTCTCCGCCGCATTGTGGGTCCGCTCTTCGCCCCGGCTTTACGATTGGCTGTTGGCGCACCCCTGTCTGGGCGGGTATGTCCGCAACTTCCGCGAAAATCGCGCCATACCGCTTCGCGCCAAGATCGTTTCGCTCACGCTGATGTGGGGAACGATGCTCTACTGCGTTTTTGCGCCGCTCTCCGGATGGTGGTGGGCGCAGGCCGCGCTGCTCGCCGTCGCCGTGGGCGTTACTTGGCATATTCTTTCGTTTGCGACGCTAAAGAAATGA
- a CDS encoding helix-turn-helix domain-containing protein, with protein MTEEIITRDSAAFKELRRDIVKAIRAVDILIDTHLPVIGNELYLTSEEICSIFSISKRSLQNYRDNRQIPYTTLGGKILYPQSSLYKLLEQHYMKAQR; from the coding sequence ATGACCGAAGAGATCATCACCCGCGACAGCGCCGCGTTCAAGGAACTGCGCCGCGATATCGTCAAAGCCATCCGTGCCGTTGATATTCTAATCGACACGCACCTCCCAGTCATCGGCAATGAACTGTACCTGACCAGTGAGGAGATTTGCAGCATCTTCAGCATCTCGAAACGCTCCTTGCAGAATTACCGGGACAACCGCCAAATCCCTTATACTACTCTTGGTGGAAAGATTCTTTATCCGCAGTCATCGCTTTATAAACTGCTGGAACAGCATTATATGAAAGCGCAGCGCTGA
- a CDS encoding IS3 family transposase (programmed frameshift), whose protein sequence is MKYSYEEKLTAVLSVVNGQHSVSSASKHFGISYTPLSRWIARYKEFGEAGLRIRQYTYSGDFKLSAIRHMHENHLSLTETTAKFGIYNESTLSRWERIYYEEGESGLYRDNRGKMRTKPNKQELQPQEENDLRVENQRLRAEVAYLKKFEDLSRGTHRPRERERAKAIEELRPEHTLPTLLEVTGMARSTFYYHLKQLKFPDKYKQEKNEIVSIYHDHKGRYGYRRITVEMHNRGYSINHKTVLRLMNECGVKCRVRLKKYRSYKGEVGAVVPDLLKRNFMAERPNQKWVTDLTEFSLFGKKLYLSPIMDLYNREIISYNIAEHPTFYQTMKMLEDAIKDLPDAPELILHSDQGWQYQMKRYQYRLREKGISQSMSRKGNCLDNAVMENFFGLLKSELLYLQKFESVDHFRKELEEYINYYNNKRIKTALNNMSPVQYRTHAI, encoded by the exons ATGAAGTACAGTTATGAGGAGAAATTAACAGCAGTTTTGTCTGTTGTCAATGGCCAACATTCCGTATCGTCCGCCTCCAAGCATTTTGGAATAAGCTATACGCCTTTGTCGCGTTGGATTGCGCGTTATAAAGAGTTCGGCGAAGCAGGTCTTCGTATACGGCAATATACTTACAGCGGCGATTTTAAGTTGTCAGCTATCAGGCACATGCACGAGAATCACTTATCTTTAACGGAAACAACGGCAAAGTTCGGTATTTACAATGAGAGTACGCTGAGCAGATGGGAGCGTATCTATTATGAAGAAGGTGAATCCGGTCTTTACCGTGATAATCGGGGTAAGATGAGAACCAAACCTAATAAACAGGAACTACAACCACAGGAAGAAAATGACTTGCGAGTCGAAAACCAACGTCTTCGCGCCGAGGTCGCTTACTTAAAAAAAT TTGAGGATCTTAGTCGAGGAACGCATCGTCCGCGAGAACGGGAACGGGCAAAAGCCATCGAAGAACTAAGACCGGAACATACCCTTCCCACGCTATTGGAAGTTACGGGGATGGCGCGTAGTACGTTCTATTATCATCTGAAGCAGTTAAAGTTCCCCGATAAATACAAACAAGAGAAAAACGAGATTGTAAGTATATACCACGATCATAAGGGACGTTATGGTTACCGCCGTATCACAGTAGAGATGCACAATCGCGGATATTCTATAAACCATAAAACGGTACTTAGGTTAATGAACGAATGTGGAGTTAAATGCCGGGTGCGCCTAAAAAAATATCGTTCATACAAAGGAGAGGTTGGTGCCGTTGTGCCTGACTTGCTGAAACGTAATTTTATGGCGGAACGTCCTAATCAAAAGTGGGTTACAGACCTTACTGAATTTTCTCTGTTCGGCAAGAAACTTTATCTGTCGCCTATTATGGACTTATATAACAGGGAAATAATAAGTTATAATATAGCTGAACATCCGACCTTTTACCAAACAATGAAAATGCTTGAAGATGCCATAAAGGATCTGCCCGATGCTCCGGAACTTATACTTCACTCGGATCAGGGTTGGCAGTACCAGATGAAACGCTATCAATATCGGCTGCGTGAAAAAGGTATTAGTCAGAGCATGTCTCGTAAGGGAAACTGTTTGGATAATGCGGTCATGGAAAACTTTTTCGGACTGTTAAAATCAGAATTATTATATTTGCAGAAGTTCGAGTCTGTCGATCATTTCCGCAAGGAACTGGAGGAATACATAAATTACTACAATAACAAGCGAATAAAGACCGCATTAAACAACATGAGCCCGGTACAATACCGAACTCATGCTATCTGA
- a CDS encoding site-specific integrase, which yields MRSTFKVLFYLKRNKDKDQKVVPVMGRITVNGSIAQFSAKLSVPETLWEVSGGRAKGRSLEADRINRHLDNIRTQIGKHYQDICDRESYVTAEKVKNAYLGFGEKYRLLLEAFEKFTGDLKKRVGIDRCHGTWNRYYKSIDHLRTFMRKEYNVSDMPLAELEQSFIEQYHVYLKSDLGLKPTTVSGYLKCLKYVVKIAFNNGWMPRNPFSLYQYTAPNPERSFLTEDELRRMMTTELRYKRQDYNRDMFLFSCFTGICYADMASLTYDRIEQDAQGEWWISGNRQKTETKYVVKLLPYALFILNKYRGLTGDGRVFAMSTLDSIDDSLKNIARECGIDKQLSFHLARHTYATTICLSNGVSLETLSKMLGHKNITTTQIYAKVTPPMIDREVTMLREKLATKFSV from the coding sequence ATGCGCAGCACGTTCAAGGTTCTGTTCTACCTTAAAAGGAACAAAGACAAAGATCAGAAAGTCGTCCCTGTCATGGGTCGCATCACGGTCAACGGCAGCATCGCGCAGTTCAGCGCGAAGCTCTCCGTCCCGGAAACGCTTTGGGAGGTCAGCGGCGGCCGCGCCAAAGGCCGCAGTCTCGAAGCGGATCGCATCAACCGTCATCTGGACAACATCCGCACCCAGATCGGCAAGCACTATCAGGATATCTGCGACCGGGAGTCATACGTTACGGCCGAAAAGGTCAAGAATGCCTATCTCGGCTTCGGAGAGAAATACCGGCTGCTTCTCGAAGCGTTCGAGAAATTCACCGGCGACCTCAAGAAACGTGTCGGCATCGACCGCTGCCACGGTACATGGAACCGCTACTATAAATCCATCGACCATCTGCGGACTTTCATGCGTAAGGAGTATAACGTGAGCGATATGCCGTTGGCGGAGTTGGAACAGTCGTTCATCGAGCAATACCACGTCTACCTTAAATCCGATCTGGGGCTCAAGCCTACGACCGTCAGCGGTTATCTCAAATGCCTGAAATACGTTGTCAAAATCGCGTTCAACAACGGCTGGATGCCTCGCAACCCCTTTTCCCTCTATCAATATACGGCTCCGAATCCGGAACGTAGTTTTTTAACGGAAGATGAACTCCGGCGTATGATGACTACCGAGCTGCGGTATAAGCGTCAGGACTATAACCGCGATATGTTCCTGTTCTCCTGCTTTACGGGCATCTGCTATGCGGATATGGCCTCGCTGACCTATGACCGGATCGAGCAGGATGCGCAGGGCGAGTGGTGGATCAGCGGCAACCGCCAGAAGACCGAAACCAAATACGTTGTCAAGTTGCTGCCTTATGCGTTGTTCATCCTGAACAAGTATCGGGGTCTGACCGGCGACGGACGTGTTTTTGCCATGTCTACACTCGATTCGATCGACGACAGCCTGAAAAACATCGCCCGGGAGTGCGGCATTGACAAACAACTCTCATTCCACCTTGCCCGGCACACGTACGCCACGACGATCTGCCTGTCGAACGGTGTGAGTCTGGAGACGCTTTCGAAGATGCTGGGACATAAAAATATCACCACCACTCAAATCTATGCGAAAGTCACCCCGCCGATGATCGACCGTGAGGTTACCATGCTCCGGGAGAAACTGGCAACGAAATTCTCCGTGTAG
- a CDS encoding DUF4377 domain-containing protein, whose translation MRKYIILLFISAFALGACDKNDDYTVREWTVASQLGISHGFHTLQPVLLVKANDDTSWRAVYEGIEGFDYEPGYEYKLRIKAKQLAEPPQDASSVRYSLLELISKIPTRSNIPDSYYPTFTMEVAPEPVSYYGELYLSVRFPEVGLNDWQRWPFRIEGFDYEQGYSYKLKVGTSVVGVDEGYYTVQYSVLEMLDKQPAQE comes from the coding sequence ATGAGAAAATACATCATACTGCTCTTCATATCCGCTTTTGCGCTCGGCGCATGCGACAAGAACGACGATTATACGGTCCGGGAATGGACCGTCGCATCCCAGCTGGGCATCTCCCACGGGTTCCACACGCTGCAGCCCGTGCTGCTCGTCAAAGCCAACGACGACACTTCGTGGCGCGCCGTATACGAGGGCATCGAGGGATTCGACTACGAACCCGGATACGAATACAAACTCCGCATCAAGGCCAAGCAGCTGGCCGAACCGCCGCAGGACGCATCGTCCGTACGGTACTCGCTGCTGGAACTGATCTCGAAAATCCCGACGCGGTCCAATATTCCCGACAGCTACTACCCCACGTTCACGATGGAGGTAGCCCCCGAACCCGTCAGTTACTACGGCGAATTGTACCTCAGCGTCCGTTTCCCCGAAGTCGGCCTGAACGACTGGCAGCGGTGGCCGTTCCGGATCGAGGGATTCGACTACGAGCAGGGCTACAGCTACAAGCTGAAAGTCGGCACCTCGGTCGTCGGAGTGGACGAAGGATACTACACGGTACAGTATTCGGTGCTCGAAATGCTGGACAAACAGCCGGCGCAGGAGTAA
- the typA gene encoding translational GTPase TypA, with translation MQKLRNIAIIAHVDHGKTTLVDKMILAGNILRDNAKQSGELILDNNDLERERGITILSKNVSVIYKDYKINIIDTPGHADFGGEVERVLNMCDGVLLLVDAFEGTMPQTRFVLQKALALGKKPIVVVNKVDKPNCRPEVVNEQVFDLMFSLDATEEQLDYKTIYGSAKQGWMSHRWNEPTDSIVPLLDAIIDEIPEPKIVEGTPQMLITSLEYSSYTGRIAVGKVTRGSLKAGQNVTLAKRDGVTMQKTKIKDLMVFEGLGKKKADEVPCGEICALMGIEGFEIGDTICDYENPEPLPPIAIDEPTMSMLFTINNSPFFGKDGKYVTSRHIKDRLDRELEKNLALRVTPGPSADSFNVFGRGVLHLSVLIETMRREGYELQVGQPRVIVKEIDGKKCEPIEELTVDCPEEYSGTVIELATKRKGTLTNMASNGDRTRLEFSIPSRGIIGLRSNMLTATAGEAIMTHRLKGFEPWVGDIEMRVNGSIISGETGTAYAYSIDKLQDRGRFFISPMEQVYEGQVIGEHTRQNDITVNVTKAKQLTNMRASGSDEKTSIAPPKIFSLEEALEYIQADEYVEVTPHSMRLRKILLHEVDRKRASK, from the coding sequence ATGCAAAAACTACGCAATATCGCAATTATTGCACACGTGGACCACGGCAAGACCACGCTCGTCGATAAAATGATCCTCGCCGGCAACATTCTGCGCGACAACGCCAAACAATCCGGAGAGCTGATCCTCGACAACAACGACCTTGAGCGTGAACGCGGAATCACGATTCTCTCGAAAAACGTCTCGGTAATTTACAAGGATTATAAGATCAACATCATCGACACTCCGGGCCACGCCGACTTCGGCGGCGAGGTGGAGCGCGTCCTGAACATGTGCGACGGCGTGCTGCTGCTGGTCGATGCGTTCGAAGGCACCATGCCCCAGACGCGCTTCGTACTGCAGAAAGCGCTGGCGCTGGGCAAGAAACCCATCGTCGTCGTGAACAAGGTCGATAAGCCCAACTGCCGCCCCGAAGTGGTGAACGAACAGGTTTTCGACCTTATGTTTTCGCTCGACGCCACCGAGGAGCAGCTCGACTACAAGACCATCTACGGCTCGGCCAAACAGGGCTGGATGTCGCACAGGTGGAACGAGCCGACCGACTCGATCGTTCCGCTGCTCGACGCCATCATCGACGAGATTCCCGAACCGAAGATCGTCGAGGGAACGCCCCAGATGCTCATCACGTCGCTCGAATACTCCTCCTACACGGGCCGTATCGCCGTGGGCAAGGTGACGCGCGGCTCGCTCAAGGCGGGCCAGAACGTCACGCTGGCCAAGCGCGACGGCGTGACGATGCAGAAGACCAAGATCAAGGACCTGATGGTCTTCGAAGGTCTCGGCAAGAAGAAGGCGGACGAAGTTCCCTGCGGCGAAATCTGCGCCCTGATGGGCATCGAGGGATTCGAGATCGGCGACACTATCTGCGACTACGAGAATCCCGAACCGCTGCCCCCCATCGCCATCGACGAACCGACGATGTCGATGCTCTTCACGATCAACAACTCTCCCTTCTTCGGCAAGGACGGCAAATACGTCACCTCGCGCCACATCAAGGATCGTCTCGACCGCGAACTGGAGAAGAACCTCGCCCTGCGCGTGACTCCCGGCCCCTCGGCCGACAGTTTCAACGTCTTCGGCCGCGGCGTGCTGCACCTATCGGTGCTGATCGAAACCATGCGCCGCGAGGGTTACGAACTGCAGGTGGGCCAGCCCCGCGTAATCGTCAAGGAGATCGACGGCAAAAAATGCGAACCGATCGAGGAGCTGACCGTGGACTGCCCCGAAGAGTATTCGGGAACGGTCATCGAACTGGCGACCAAACGCAAAGGCACGCTGACGAACATGGCGTCGAACGGCGACCGCACGCGGCTGGAATTCAGCATCCCCTCGCGCGGCATCATCGGCCTGCGGTCGAACATGCTGACGGCGACGGCCGGCGAAGCCATCATGACCCACCGGCTGAAAGGCTTCGAACCGTGGGTCGGCGATATCGAGATGCGCGTCAACGGCTCGATCATTTCGGGCGAGACCGGCACGGCCTACGCCTACTCGATCGACAAGCTGCAGGACCGCGGACGCTTCTTCATCAGCCCGATGGAGCAGGTGTACGAAGGTCAGGTGATCGGCGAACACACGCGCCAGAACGACATCACGGTAAACGTCACCAAAGCCAAGCAGCTGACCAACATGCGCGCGTCGGGTTCGGACGAGAAGACCTCGATCGCCCCGCCCAAGATCTTCTCGCTCGAAGAGGCGCTCGAATACATTCAGGCCGACGAATACGTCGAAGTAACGCCCCATTCGATGCGTCTGCGCAAGATTCTGCTGCACGAGGTGGACCGCAAACGGGCATCGAAATAA
- the aroB gene encoding 3-dehydroquinate synthase translates to MKPTFNVREQSEIYIGPTADILSGVLPEGRVIVVSDATIDRLYHPLLAPYDTVLIGAGESIKTLQTVESIYRRFIELGADRSTFVLAVGGGIVTDVAGFAAATYMRGLSFGFVSTTLLGQVDASVGGKNGVNVDGYKNMAGTFKQPRFVICDPEMLRTLSDREFRTGLAEVVKAAVIADADLFTRIENVSFEALRADTDLLTDAISAAVRVKADIVERDEHETGDRRKLNLGHTLAHAIEKCSNRMNHGEAVAVGTALIADAAVKLGVLLPADRDRIVNVLEKLGFDLTPPVDVKRLLKEVGKDKKSEDGMLRIVLPVGIGDCEVRPMPIADFAALFA, encoded by the coding sequence ATGAAACCCACCTTCAACGTTCGGGAACAAAGCGAGATTTACATCGGTCCCACGGCCGACATCCTCTCCGGGGTGCTGCCTGAGGGGCGCGTGATCGTCGTTTCCGACGCTACGATCGACCGCCTTTACCATCCGCTGCTGGCGCCGTACGACACGGTGCTCATCGGTGCGGGCGAAAGCATAAAGACCCTGCAGACCGTGGAATCCATCTACCGGCGTTTTATCGAGCTGGGCGCGGACCGCTCCACGTTCGTGCTCGCCGTCGGAGGCGGCATCGTGACCGACGTGGCGGGTTTCGCCGCGGCGACTTACATGCGCGGACTGTCGTTCGGATTCGTCTCGACCACCTTGCTGGGGCAGGTGGACGCCAGTGTGGGCGGCAAGAACGGCGTGAATGTGGACGGGTACAAGAATATGGCCGGAACCTTCAAACAGCCGCGCTTCGTGATCTGCGATCCCGAAATGCTGCGCACGCTCTCCGACCGGGAGTTCCGCACGGGGCTTGCCGAGGTCGTCAAGGCGGCCGTCATCGCCGACGCCGATCTTTTCACCCGGATCGAAAACGTCTCTTTCGAGGCCCTGCGCGCCGATACCGACCTGCTTACGGACGCTATTTCCGCCGCGGTCCGCGTCAAGGCCGATATTGTCGAACGCGACGAGCACGAGACGGGCGACCGCCGCAAGCTCAACTTGGGGCATACGCTGGCCCACGCCATCGAGAAGTGCTCGAACCGGATGAATCATGGCGAAGCGGTGGCCGTCGGCACGGCCCTGATCGCCGACGCCGCGGTGAAGCTGGGCGTTCTGCTGCCTGCCGACCGCGACCGGATCGTGAACGTGCTGGAGAAGCTGGGTTTCGACCTCACGCCGCCTGTCGATGTGAAACGCCTGCTCAAAGAGGTGGGCAAGGACAAGAAGAGCGAGGACGGCATGCTGCGCATCGTGCTGCCCGTGGGAATCGGCGACTGCGAAGTGCGCCCGATGCCGATTGCCGATTTCGCCGCGCTCTTTGCGTAG
- a CDS encoding malic enzyme-like NAD(P)-binding protein, with protein MSKGNKMDQAALRYHSEGRPGKIAVVPTKPYHTQHDLSLAYSPGVAAPCRAIEANPDDVYRYTNKGNLIAVISNGTAVLGLGNIGALAGKPVMEGKSMLFKTFADIDAFDIEVDETDPEAFIRTVKAIAPTFGGINLEDIKAPECFEIDRRLSEELDIPVMHDDQHGTAVISTAALLNAAKIAGKALDKLRVVVNGAGAAAIACARLFIAVGVRRENMIFCDSQGVVTTYRTDINEIKREFATTRRITTLAEAIHDADVFLGVSKADVLTPEMLRTMATNPIVMALANPDPEIAYDKAVVSRPDIIFATGRSDYPNQVNNVLGFPYIFRGALDVRATKINEAMKLAAARALAELAQEPVPSMVLRAYALGKLEFGRGYLIPKPLDPRLLCTVTPAVARAAIESGVARQPITDWDAYIEKLRTMTEI; from the coding sequence ATGAGCAAAGGTAACAAAATGGATCAGGCGGCGCTTCGCTATCATAGTGAGGGCCGTCCGGGGAAGATAGCGGTCGTACCGACGAAGCCCTATCACACGCAGCATGACTTGTCACTGGCCTATTCGCCCGGCGTCGCAGCCCCGTGCCGCGCCATCGAGGCCAATCCCGACGACGTGTATCGCTACACCAACAAAGGCAATCTGATAGCAGTCATTTCGAACGGCACCGCCGTCCTCGGACTGGGTAATATCGGCGCTCTGGCAGGCAAGCCCGTGATGGAAGGCAAAAGCATGTTGTTCAAGACGTTCGCAGACATCGACGCTTTCGACATCGAAGTCGATGAGACCGACCCCGAAGCGTTCATCCGCACGGTTAAGGCCATCGCCCCGACCTTCGGCGGCATCAACCTCGAAGACATCAAGGCTCCGGAGTGCTTCGAAATCGACCGCAGGCTGAGTGAAGAGCTGGACATCCCCGTGATGCACGACGACCAGCACGGCACGGCCGTGATTTCGACGGCCGCGCTGCTCAATGCGGCGAAAATCGCCGGCAAAGCGCTCGACAAACTCCGCGTCGTAGTGAACGGCGCCGGTGCGGCGGCCATCGCCTGCGCGCGGCTCTTCATCGCCGTGGGCGTCCGCCGCGAAAACATGATTTTCTGCGACAGTCAGGGCGTGGTCACCACCTACCGCACGGACATCAACGAGATAAAACGCGAATTCGCCACCACCCGCCGCATCACCACCCTCGCCGAAGCCATACACGACGCCGACGTATTCCTCGGCGTATCCAAGGCCGACGTGCTGACCCCCGAAATGCTGCGCACGATGGCGACCAATCCGATCGTCATGGCGCTGGCCAATCCCGATCCGGAGATCGCCTACGACAAAGCCGTCGTTTCGCGTCCCGACATCATCTTTGCGACGGGCCGCTCGGACTACCCCAATCAGGTAAACAACGTGCTGGGCTTCCCCTACATTTTCCGCGGGGCGCTCGACGTACGGGCCACGAAGATCAACGAAGCGATGAAGCTCGCCGCGGCACGCGCCTTGGCCGAACTGGCGCAGGAGCCTGTACCGAGCATGGTACTGCGCGCCTATGCGCTGGGCAAACTGGAATTCGGCCGCGGCTACCTCATTCCCAAACCGCTCGACCCGCGTCTGCTCTGCACCGTGACGCCCGCCGTGGCACGCGCCGCGATCGAATCGGGCGTAGCCCGGCAGCCCATCACGGACTGGGACGCCTACATCGAAAAGCTGAGGACCATGACCGAGATTTAA
- the ruvB gene encoding Holliday junction branch migration DNA helicase RuvB, with protein sequence MSIVRNTESDLEFENKIRPQELETFSGQDKIVDNLRIFIKAALMRGDSLDHVLLHGPPGLGKTTLANIISNEMNAQLRVTSGPVLDKPGDLAGLLTSLNPGDVLFIDEIHRLSPIVEEYLYSAMEDYKIDIVLDKGPSARSIQIELAPFTLIGATTRSGLLTSPLRARFGIQCHLEYYDAPVLAGIVKRSARILDVSIDDDAAHEVALRSRGTPRIANALLRRVRDFAMVKGEGHIDLEITQIGLAALNIDSRGLDQMDNKILGTIIEKFGGGPVGLNTIATAVGEDAGTIEEVYEPFLIKEGFLKRTPRGREATELAYRHMGFTPPGGSDTLLF encoded by the coding sequence ATGTCTATCGTACGCAACACCGAGAGCGATCTCGAATTCGAAAACAAGATCCGCCCGCAGGAGTTGGAAACCTTCTCCGGGCAGGATAAAATCGTCGATAATCTCCGCATCTTCATCAAGGCGGCGCTCATGCGCGGCGACTCGCTCGACCACGTACTGCTGCACGGCCCTCCGGGACTGGGAAAAACGACCCTCGCCAACATCATCTCCAACGAGATGAACGCGCAGCTGCGCGTCACGTCGGGTCCCGTATTGGACAAGCCGGGCGATCTGGCGGGGCTGCTCACGAGTCTCAATCCGGGCGACGTGCTCTTCATCGACGAAATCCACCGGCTCAGTCCGATCGTCGAGGAGTATCTCTACTCGGCCATGGAGGATTACAAAATCGACATCGTACTCGACAAAGGCCCTTCGGCGCGTTCGATCCAAATCGAGCTGGCGCCCTTCACGCTCATAGGCGCCACCACGCGCAGCGGCCTGCTGACCTCGCCCCTGCGGGCGCGCTTCGGCATCCAGTGTCATCTGGAATACTACGACGCTCCGGTGCTGGCCGGCATCGTCAAACGCTCGGCGCGCATTCTGGACGTCTCGATCGACGACGACGCGGCGCACGAGGTGGCGCTCCGCTCGCGCGGCACGCCCCGAATCGCCAACGCGCTGCTGCGCCGGGTGCGCGACTTCGCCATGGTCAAGGGCGAAGGGCACATCGACCTCGAAATCACGCAGATCGGACTCGCGGCGCTCAACATAGACTCGCGCGGACTCGATCAGATGGACAACAAGATTCTCGGAACGATCATCGAAAAGTTCGGCGGCGGTCCCGTAGGACTGAACACCATCGCCACCGCCGTGGGCGAGGACGCCGGAACGATCGAGGAGGTTTACGAGCCGTTCCTGATCAAGGAAGGCTTCCTCAAACGCACGCCCCGCGGCCGCGAAGCCACCGAACTGGCGTACCGCCACATGGGATTCACTCCGCCCGGCGGAAGCGACACCCTGCTGTTCTGA
- a CDS encoding RNA polymerase sigma factor, with translation MEEQILAEGCREGEDTARRELYDRYAARLLAVCLRYSGDRATAEDLMHDAFLKIYGAFDRFSYRGPGSLRAWIERIAVNVALEWLRNRNKLNFRTLDEGRALPDVPEPDPSEVARIPRDVLMEFVGELPDGYRTVFNLYCIEGYSHRDIAQMLGINEKSSSSQLFRARTLLARRIAAYMETH, from the coding sequence ATGGAGGAACAGATACTGGCCGAAGGGTGCAGAGAGGGGGAAGATACGGCCCGGCGTGAGCTGTACGACCGCTATGCAGCCCGTTTGCTGGCCGTCTGTCTCCGTTATTCGGGCGACCGGGCTACCGCCGAGGACCTCATGCACGATGCGTTCCTGAAGATATACGGGGCTTTCGACCGATTCTCCTACCGCGGACCCGGTTCGCTGCGCGCATGGATAGAGCGTATAGCGGTGAATGTGGCGCTCGAATGGCTCCGGAACCGGAATAAGCTCAACTTCAGGACGCTCGACGAAGGCCGGGCGCTTCCCGACGTTCCCGAACCCGATCCGTCGGAGGTGGCGCGTATTCCGCGCGACGTGCTGATGGAGTTCGTGGGCGAGCTGCCCGACGGTTACCGTACGGTGTTCAACCTTTACTGCATCGAGGGGTATTCGCACCGCGATATCGCGCAGATGCTGGGGATCAACGAAAAAAGTTCCTCGTCGCAGTTGTTCCGGGCGCGGACGCTGCTGGCCCGCAGGATTGCGGCGTATATGGAGACACATTAG